From one Ooceraea biroi isolate clonal line C1 chromosome 7, Obir_v5.4, whole genome shotgun sequence genomic stretch:
- the LOC105288050 gene encoding uncharacterized protein LOC105288050, protein MSKFIEGIIAKYTLSFHRVCTDQVFPGRLFWNFSPRQNGIARRLVRECYPRKHGGVNTWMESFTMILSLLSGQAPLTILLLFRGRLQRLLSTCEELWATLSATEKKCVHDYAKTTQRLTYFYLFGCAFTIFFYAVASLFVAQRDESSNVTTRVLPYARLVEVSRTPCYEIRCSMINVGVTCVAADTIGPVLILTVSGHFKVLNSRMLNLSNRACWNKCPRNRAKPDLQLCVQYHQISEAISKAVYCTSWYHFSYALKRSLNIVALRSQKAAQLTAGYFVPLSLQTFASVRVQHDVPCC, encoded by the exons ATGTCGAAGTTTATTGAAGGAATAATTGCAAAGTACACGCTATCATTTCATCGCGTTTGCACCGATCAAGTCTTTCCCGGTCGACTATTTTGGAATTTTTCGCCAAGACAAAATGGCATTGCGCGACGACTCGTTCGCGAGTGTTATCCGCGTAAACATGGCGGTGTAAACACCTGGATGGAGTCGTTCACGATGATACTCTCGTTGTTGAGCGGGCAAGCGCCACTCACGATTCTTCTTCTGTTCCGAGGTAGATTACAACGATTGCTCTCGACTTGCGAGGAGCTCTGGGCAACGTTGAGCGCTACTGAGAAGAAATGCGTGCACGATTACGCAAAAACGACGCAGCGTCTGACTTATTTCTATCTGTTCGGATGTGCCTTCACGATCTTCTTCTACGCCGTCGCGAGTCTCTTCGTAGCGCAGCGCGACGAGTCGTCGAACGTGACGACGAGGGTGTTACCGTATGCGCGTCTCGTTGAGGTTTCTCGAACGCCTTGTTATGAGATACGATGCAGCATGATTAATGTCGGCGTCACCTGCGTCGCTGCGGATACGATCGGACCGGTACTAATTTTGACTGTTTCTGGTCACTTCAAGGTCCTCAATTCACGGATGTTGAACTTGAGCAATCGGGCATGTTGGAATAAATGTCCGAGAAATCGTGCGAAACCTGACCTCCAACTCTGCGTCCAATATCATCAAATC AGCGAAGCCATATCGAAAGCAGTATACTGTACATCATGGTATCACTTCTCGTATGCGTTAAAAAGGTCTCTAAATATTGTCGCACTGAGATCTCAGAAAGCAGCGCAATTGACCGCTGGATATTTCGTACCGTTATCCTTACAAACTTTCGCATCTGTACGTGTGCAACATGATGTGCCTTGCTGTTGA